A segment of the Candidatus Nitrososphaera gargensis Ga9.2 genome:
ACAGTCAACAACGTGCCAAGCCCCGGGAATCCAAAGACGAGTTTCCTTGCAGTCTTGTCAGCAATAGAATGTCTCCGTTCGATATGTGACGACGGCATGAGAATAGGATCGTAAACCGGCTTCTTGATTTATATATGGATATTGCGTGACCAGGCTTACGTATGAGTTACGGAAGAAGAAACGACAATTTCGGTCCGAAACCAGTAGAAACTGGTAAGGAATACGACGTACAGATCACGGAAATCAGCCGCAAAGGTGACGGCATTGCAAGGATACAAGGATTTGTTATCTTTGTAAAAGACGGCAAGGTAGGTCAGAATGCAAAGATCCGCATCAGCCAGATCGGACCAAGGTTCGCAACAGCCGAGGTCGTCAACGGTTCGGCACCCGCTTCGCAAGACACACCAACAAGTTAAGAGAAAAATTACTGCGTTCTGACAAACGTTCGCAGTACTCTTTTTTATTCATTCAACATGTACCTTTTCAACAGTTCGCTTTCTAATTATTCGCGTATCCTGCAGCGCCTTGGTCAGTGCACTCAGGAAGCGCAGGATGAGGTGCACTAGATGCTGGATCAGCGATTCTTTGCGTTTTTGCAATTTGTACTGGCGGTAGCGCCTGGCGGCAAGCTTTGACTCTGATGACGTACTATCAAGAATACGGATCTTGCTTTTAACGGTTAGTCAGTCCAAAGGAATTTAGGGGAACTCGCTCCAAGAGCATCTTGGATGCGCAACAACATAATCGCCATAGTCGCCATTTCTTTCTTGACCATGGGCGCGTTGTGGGGCATAGGGAACCTGCTGAATCCTCCCCCAGAGGTAGAGCTGCCTGTAGAGGACATTCTCTTGATAGCGCAGCGAAGCACATTTAATGGCACCAACCCGGACATCCATGTGGCCGTGAATGTACCTACAAAACTTGTGGTGCGAAACGATGATGTCGTGACGCACGACCTGA
Coding sequences within it:
- a CDS encoding TRAM domain-containing protein, whose amino-acid sequence is MSYGRRNDNFGPKPVETGKEYDVQITEISRKGDGIARIQGFVIFVKDGKVGQNAKIRISQIGPRFATAEVVNGSAPASQDTPTS
- a CDS encoding cupredoxin domain-containing protein — protein: MRNNIIAIVAISFLTMGALWGIGNLLNPPPEVELPVEDILLIAQRSTFNGTNPDIHVAVNVPTKLVVRNDDVVTHDLRVDEAENGGITPINTAPLRGGQDFLTAIVAAEPGTYEYYCWYHPEMRGRIIAQ